A region from the uncultured Macellibacteroides sp. genome encodes:
- a CDS encoding methyltransferase gives MATPFFKFKNFTVWHDKCAMKVGTDGVLLGSWATVSDSSRILDVGTGTGLIALMLAQRSNAIIEAIDIDEAACNQAKENIEASVFKDQIKVNCTSIQSYAASTDQRYDLIVSNPPYFLNSLKGPDNQRNKARHNDTLPLSQLLNGSRQLLTPNGKVSLILPASQQDELNELLPSTRLFKTRETLILPTPQSAPKRILVELSANQAKTCEKTQLIIEEGRHQYTNDYKELTKNYYLKM, from the coding sequence ATGGCAACTCCCTTTTTTAAATTTAAGAATTTTACAGTCTGGCATGATAAATGTGCCATGAAAGTCGGCACCGACGGTGTTTTGTTAGGTTCGTGGGCAACTGTTTCGGATTCTAGCAGAATCCTTGACGTTGGTACCGGAACCGGATTAATTGCTTTAATGCTTGCACAACGGTCCAATGCAATTATTGAAGCTATAGATATTGATGAAGCAGCCTGTAATCAGGCAAAAGAAAACATTGAAGCCTCTGTATTTAAGGATCAGATCAAGGTTAACTGCACTTCAATTCAAAGCTATGCCGCGTCTACGGACCAAAGATACGATCTGATTGTATCCAATCCACCCTATTTTTTAAATTCATTAAAAGGGCCCGACAATCAGCGAAACAAAGCCCGCCACAACGATACTCTTCCTTTAAGTCAGTTACTTAATGGAAGCAGACAACTTCTTACACCAAATGGAAAGGTCTCACTGATTCTTCCAGCATCACAGCAGGACGAGTTAAACGAACTGCTCCCCTCCACCCGACTTTTCAAAACACGCGAAACGCTTATTTTACCAACACCTCAATCCGCTCCCAAGCGAATATTGGTTGAGCTGTCTGCAAATCAAGCCAAAACGTGCGAGAAAACACAGCTTATCATCGAAGAAGGCCGACATCAGTACACCAATGACTACAAGGAACTAACAAAAAACTACTATTTAAAAATGTAA
- a CDS encoding DUF5606 domain-containing protein codes for MLKTILSISGKPGLFKLVSQGKNMLIVESLIDKKRVPAYAKDKVISLGDIAIYTDETEVPLHEVLTSVKNKENGNQASIDSAAKPEVLRAYMAEVLPNFDRERVYPSDIKKLISWYNMLIAAGITDFTPEDKTEEAETETEN; via the coding sequence ATGTTGAAGACTATCTTGTCTATTTCCGGTAAACCCGGATTATTTAAACTGGTTTCACAAGGAAAAAACATGTTGATCGTTGAATCACTGATCGACAAGAAAAGAGTACCTGCTTATGCCAAAGATAAAGTAATTTCTTTAGGAGATATTGCTATATATACGGATGAGACAGAAGTTCCTTTGCATGAAGTGTTGACTTCTGTAAAAAATAAAGAAAACGGAAACCAGGCATCAATTGATTCGGCAGCTAAGCCAGAAGTGCTACGCGCGTATATGGCAGAAGTGCTTCCTAATTTTGACCGCGAACGCGTTTATCCCAGTGATATAAAGAAACTGATTTCATGGTATAACATGCTGATCGCAGCAGGAATCACGGACTTTACTCCAGAAGATAAAACGGAGGAAGCTGAAACAGAAACAGAAAATTAA
- a CDS encoding pyridoxal phosphate-dependent aminotransferase family protein produces the protein MKLLQEKLAKYDIPQKAMAAGIYPYFRTIESDQDTEVVISGKKVLMFGSNAYLGLTNHPKVKEAAIEAIKKYGTGCAGSRFLNGTLDLHIQLEKRLAEFVGKEEAIIYSTGFQVNLGVVSCLTGREDYILWDELDHASIIEGHRLSFSTKLKYKHNDMDSLEKQLQKCEPDKIKLIVTDGVFSMEGDVAKLPEIVALAKKYNASVMVDEAHGIGVLGKQGRGTCDHFGVTEDVDLIMGTFSKSFASIGGFIASDKETINYLRHNSRSYIFSASNTPSATAAAGAALDIMLNEPERIEHLWKLTNYALEGFRAMGCEIGHTSTPIIPLYIRDNDKTFMVVRDLFDAGIFVNPVVSPAVAPQDTLIRFSLMATHTQEQLNYAMEAIEKIFKKYGII, from the coding sequence ATGAAACTTTTACAAGAGAAACTAGCAAAGTACGATATTCCGCAAAAAGCCATGGCTGCAGGAATTTACCCTTATTTCAGAACGATTGAAAGTGATCAAGACACTGAAGTAGTTATTAGTGGGAAAAAAGTCCTGATGTTTGGTTCAAACGCGTACTTAGGATTAACTAATCATCCAAAAGTGAAGGAAGCTGCCATAGAAGCTATTAAAAAATATGGAACAGGCTGTGCCGGATCAAGATTCCTTAACGGAACTTTGGATTTACACATTCAGCTTGAAAAAAGACTGGCTGAGTTTGTGGGTAAAGAAGAAGCTATAATCTACTCAACAGGATTCCAGGTTAATCTTGGTGTTGTATCCTGTCTTACAGGACGTGAAGATTATATTCTTTGGGATGAATTAGACCATGCTTCAATCATTGAAGGACATCGTTTGTCATTCTCAACAAAATTAAAGTACAAGCACAACGATATGGATTCGTTGGAAAAACAACTTCAGAAATGCGAACCCGACAAAATCAAGTTAATTGTAACTGACGGCGTATTCAGCATGGAAGGTGATGTTGCTAAATTACCTGAAATCGTAGCATTGGCAAAAAAATACAATGCAAGCGTGATGGTAGACGAAGCACACGGTATCGGTGTTCTTGGCAAACAAGGTCGCGGTACTTGCGATCACTTTGGTGTTACCGAGGATGTTGACCTGATCATGGGTACTTTCAGTAAATCATTTGCATCTATTGGTGGGTTTATCGCTTCAGATAAAGAAACAATCAACTACCTTCGTCATAATTCCCGCTCTTATATTTTTAGTGCCAGCAACACACCTTCAGCCACGGCTGCCGCAGGAGCTGCATTAGATATAATGCTAAACGAGCCGGAACGCATCGAACACCTTTGGAAGCTTACAAATTATGCTTTGGAAGGATTTCGTGCCATGGGTTGCGAAATTGGTCACACATCAACACCAATTATTCCGCTTTATATCCGTGATAATGATAAAACATTCATGGTAGTACGCGATCTATTTGATGCAGGTATATTTGTGAATCCGGTAGTTTCTCCAGCAGTAGCACCACAAGATACGCTTATCCGCTTCTCTTTGATGGCTACACACACACAGGAACAGCTGAACTATGCAATGGAAGCTATAGAAAAAATATTCAAGAAATACGGAATCATCTAA
- the lon gene encoding endopeptidase La, with protein MIKNRMVRLTEDLYDDLEDDMGLVVPILTECDVDEDFMEGIESVGNELPILPLRNMVLFPGVAMPVMIGRQKSLRLVKEVQGKKILIGVVCQKDKDTDDPGLDDLYTVGVVAEIVRILDMPDGTTTAILQGKKRFELKEITNTEPYLKGKVELLDDIVPDKKDREFEALISTIKDLTIKMLKSNAEPSRDVVFSIKNNKNVIYLVNFSCSNIPSGAAEKMELLLIGDMKDRAYRLLFILNREYQLLELKNSIQLKTHEDINQQQREYFLQQQIKTIQEELGGNINEQEIKELRAKASKKKWPAEVAEVFEKELRKLERLHPQSPDFSIQTQYVQAIVNLPWNEYSKDNFNLKHAEKVLDRDHYGLEKVKERIIEHLAVLKLKGDMKSPIICLYGPPGVGKTSLGKSIAEALHRKYVRISLGGLHDEAEIRGHRRTYIGAMSGRIIQNIQKAGTSNPVFILDEIDKITADFKGDPASALLEVLDPEQNNAFHDNYLDVDFDLSKVMFIATANNINSISQPLLDRMELIEVSGYIIEEKVEIAAKHLVPKQLEAHGIPKKSVKFPKKTLQVIVESYTRESGVRELDKMIAKVLRKIARKIATNDTVPESVMPEDLHEYLGAVTYNSDKYQGNEYAGVVTGLAWTSVGGEILFVESSLSKGKGSKLTLTGNLGDVMKESAVLALEYIHAHASQFGINEDLFENWNVHVHVPEGAIPKDGPSAGVTMVTSLVSAFTQRKVRPNMAMTGEITLRGKVLPVGGIKEKILAAKRAGIKTLILCSENKKDIDEIKEDYLKGLEFNYVEDIRQVVDLALLDDKVDHPIF; from the coding sequence ATGATAAAAAATAGAATGGTAAGATTAACCGAAGATTTGTACGACGATCTGGAAGATGATATGGGATTGGTAGTTCCAATTCTAACTGAATGCGACGTGGATGAAGATTTCATGGAAGGTATTGAGAGTGTAGGTAACGAACTTCCCATTTTACCTCTTCGTAATATGGTTCTTTTTCCAGGAGTAGCTATGCCTGTCATGATTGGTCGGCAGAAATCACTTCGTTTAGTGAAAGAAGTTCAGGGCAAAAAAATATTAATCGGGGTGGTTTGCCAAAAAGACAAAGATACTGATGATCCAGGGCTGGATGATTTGTATACTGTTGGAGTGGTGGCCGAAATTGTCCGTATTCTGGATATGCCTGATGGTACAACTACGGCAATTTTACAAGGGAAAAAGCGATTTGAATTAAAGGAGATTACAAACACAGAGCCTTATTTAAAAGGAAAAGTTGAACTTCTTGACGATATAGTTCCTGACAAGAAAGATCGTGAGTTTGAGGCCTTGATTTCAACAATCAAGGATCTGACAATAAAGATGCTGAAATCCAATGCAGAACCTAGCCGCGATGTTGTTTTTTCAATAAAGAACAATAAAAACGTTATCTATCTCGTAAACTTCTCTTGTAGTAACATTCCAAGTGGTGCTGCGGAAAAGATGGAGTTGTTGCTTATTGGAGATATGAAGGACAGAGCTTACCGCTTGTTGTTTATTCTAAACAGGGAATATCAGTTGTTAGAATTGAAAAATTCAATTCAATTGAAAACGCATGAAGATATTAACCAGCAGCAACGCGAATATTTTTTACAGCAACAGATTAAGACAATACAGGAGGAATTAGGCGGAAACATCAATGAGCAGGAAATTAAAGAATTAAGGGCTAAGGCTTCCAAGAAAAAATGGCCTGCCGAAGTTGCCGAAGTTTTTGAAAAGGAACTTCGTAAGCTTGAAAGGCTTCATCCTCAGAGTCCTGATTTTTCTATTCAGACACAGTATGTTCAAGCCATCGTTAATCTGCCATGGAACGAGTACAGTAAAGATAATTTTAATCTGAAGCATGCAGAAAAAGTGCTTGACAGAGATCATTATGGCTTGGAGAAAGTAAAGGAACGGATCATTGAGCATTTAGCGGTACTGAAGCTTAAAGGTGATATGAAATCGCCGATTATTTGCTTGTATGGACCTCCTGGAGTTGGAAAGACTTCTTTAGGAAAGTCCATTGCAGAGGCATTGCACCGTAAATATGTACGTATCTCGCTTGGAGGTTTACATGATGAAGCGGAAATCAGAGGTCATCGTCGTACCTATATTGGCGCGATGTCTGGTCGGATTATTCAAAATATTCAGAAGGCCGGAACTTCTAATCCTGTGTTTATTCTGGATGAAATTGATAAAATCACTGCCGATTTTAAAGGTGATCCTGCATCTGCGTTACTTGAAGTGCTGGACCCCGAGCAAAATAATGCTTTTCACGATAATTATCTTGACGTAGACTTTGACTTGAGCAAGGTTATGTTTATTGCTACCGCGAACAATATAAACTCAATATCACAGCCTTTGCTGGATCGTATGGAGCTGATTGAAGTGAGCGGATATATCATTGAGGAGAAAGTTGAGATTGCTGCCAAGCATCTTGTTCCAAAACAATTGGAAGCGCATGGTATTCCTAAAAAGTCTGTTAAGTTCCCAAAGAAAACGCTGCAGGTAATTGTTGAATCTTATACTCGTGAGAGTGGCGTACGTGAACTTGATAAGATGATTGCAAAGGTACTTCGTAAGATTGCCCGTAAAATTGCTACAAATGATACTGTTCCAGAATCTGTTATGCCTGAAGATTTACATGAGTATCTGGGAGCTGTTACCTACAATAGTGATAAATATCAGGGAAATGAATACGCGGGAGTAGTAACCGGACTTGCATGGACTTCTGTAGGAGGAGAGATCCTTTTTGTTGAATCAAGTCTGAGTAAGGGTAAAGGTTCAAAGTTGACGCTTACTGGTAACCTGGGTGATGTGATGAAAGAATCTGCCGTTTTGGCACTTGAATATATTCATGCACATGCATCACAGTTTGGTATAAACGAGGATCTTTTCGAAAATTGGAATGTGCATGTTCATGTTCCTGAAGGAGCAATACCTAAAGACGGTCCCAGTGCAGGTGTGACTATGGTAACTTCGTTGGTCTCTGCTTTTACACAACGTAAGGTTAGACCCAATATGGCTATGACTGGTGAGATTACATTGCGGGGAAAGGTTCTTCCTGTTGGAGGAATAAAAGAGAAAATTCTTGCTGCCAAACGTGCCGGTATTAAAACTCTAATTCTTTGCAGTGAAAACAAAAAAGATATAGATGAAATAAAGGAGGATTACCTGAAAGGGTTGGAATTTAACTATGTTGAAGATATAAGGCAGGTTGTTGATCTGGCTTTGTTGGATGATAAGGTTGATCATCCGATTTTCTAA
- the ricT gene encoding regulatory iron-sulfur-containing complex subunit RicT — protein sequence MDFKLNKGGCCMNSKGCSKIQDNKLNTYDWLCDIPDAENATDYVEVQFKNTRKGYFLNNTKIPLEKGDLIAVEASPGHDIGTVTLTGKLVLLQMKKNNVRTEGVEVKRVYRKAKPNDVEKFEEAKAKEHTTMIRARQIAADLGLNMKIGDVEYQGDGNKAIFYYIADERVDFRQLIKVLADAFRVRIEMKQIGARQEAGRIGGIGPCGRELCCSSWMTNFVSVATGAARYQDISMNPQKLAGQCAKLKCCINYEVDAYVEAQKRLPSREMVLETKDSNYYHFKTDIFKREITYSTDRSFAANLVTIPADRAFEVIGLNKKGSKPISLEGDTKPQPPKRDAQDILGQESVTRFDNTVKKKKKKQRPNEPGGREESAVSASVDVPILIKKVIPASGEVQGPIKKVITTPDSAQQKGNNPPREQAQRNRDKRNPRDNRENSNRPSNDNANKENVSPENKENSNKDNAIPREGNKSRNRHKSRQRSKGMNDKPRNNDNNQSENKPNPNPEV from the coding sequence ATGGATTTTAAACTAAATAAAGGAGGTTGCTGCATGAACTCAAAAGGGTGCAGCAAAATACAAGATAATAAGCTTAATACATACGACTGGTTATGCGATATTCCCGATGCGGAGAACGCTACAGACTATGTGGAAGTTCAGTTCAAAAATACCCGAAAAGGCTATTTTCTTAACAATACAAAAATTCCGTTGGAAAAGGGAGACCTTATAGCTGTGGAAGCTAGTCCCGGGCACGACATCGGCACCGTTACCCTTACAGGTAAGCTTGTTTTATTGCAAATGAAAAAAAACAATGTTCGTACCGAAGGAGTAGAGGTAAAAAGGGTATATCGTAAAGCAAAACCCAATGATGTTGAGAAGTTTGAAGAGGCAAAAGCCAAGGAACATACAACCATGATTCGCGCACGTCAGATTGCAGCGGATCTGGGATTAAATATGAAGATCGGCGATGTGGAGTATCAGGGAGACGGCAACAAGGCCATCTTTTACTATATCGCAGACGAACGTGTGGATTTCCGCCAACTTATCAAAGTGCTGGCAGATGCCTTTAGAGTACGTATTGAAATGAAGCAAATTGGTGCCCGCCAGGAAGCCGGACGTATTGGAGGAATTGGTCCTTGCGGACGCGAACTTTGTTGCTCCAGCTGGATGACAAACTTTGTCTCTGTCGCAACAGGAGCAGCAAGGTATCAGGATATTTCCATGAATCCTCAGAAACTGGCCGGACAATGCGCCAAGCTAAAATGTTGTATCAACTATGAAGTGGATGCGTACGTTGAAGCCCAGAAAAGACTCCCTTCAAGGGAAATGGTTCTGGAAACTAAGGATAGCAATTACTACCACTTCAAGACTGATATATTCAAGAGAGAGATTACCTATTCGACCGACAGATCTTTTGCAGCCAACCTTGTTACTATTCCTGCCGACAGAGCATTTGAAGTAATCGGATTGAACAAGAAAGGCAGTAAACCAATCAGTCTCGAAGGCGATACAAAGCCTCAGCCTCCCAAAAGAGACGCACAGGATATTCTAGGTCAGGAGAGCGTTACACGTTTCGATAATACTGTAAAAAAGAAGAAAAAGAAACAACGTCCGAACGAACCCGGAGGAAGAGAAGAATCAGCGGTTTCTGCCAGTGTTGATGTGCCTATATTGATTAAAAAAGTAATTCCTGCAAGTGGCGAAGTACAGGGACCGATTAAAAAAGTAATCACAACTCCCGACTCCGCGCAACAAAAAGGGAATAATCCTCCGCGTGAACAAGCTCAGAGAAACAGAGACAAAAGAAATCCAAGGGATAACCGGGAAAATTCCAACCGTCCAAGCAATGATAATGCAAACAAGGAAAACGTTTCCCCGGAAAACAAGGAAAATAGCAACAAGGATAATGCCATTCCGCGCGAAGGGAATAAATCCAGAAACAGACATAAATCCAGACAACGGTCCAAAGGGATGAACGATAAGCCAAGAAACAATGACAATAATCAGAGTGAAAACAAACCAAATCCGAACCCTGAAGTTTAG
- a CDS encoding diacylglycerol kinase family protein — MNDQKVSVHAIINPISGVGSKRAIPKMIEEICSRNNSSLTISFTEYAGHASLLTQQAIDSGANYIIAVGGDGTVNEIAKTMLYSPAILGIVPKGSGNGLARELHIPMDSKKALEVILKGNVTTIDCCKANERVFFCTCGVGFDAAVSQKFANEKRRGSLTYIKNTIEEYLSYKPQPYELLVDNQTIKEKAFLVACGNASQYGNNAFIAPHANIQDGMMDLTILSPFTPLDIAPLAIQLFTKQIDRNSKIMTMKAKQVTIIRQQDGVMHLDGEPVMADATININIIPAALKVFTPEVISFSREVHNLFGEVTRFFDKRLPYIFK, encoded by the coding sequence ATGAATGATCAAAAGGTATCTGTGCATGCGATAATTAATCCGATTTCAGGTGTAGGTTCCAAGCGGGCTATCCCAAAGATGATCGAAGAAATTTGTTCCAGGAATAATAGCTCATTGACAATATCTTTTACTGAGTATGCCGGTCATGCTAGTCTGCTTACCCAGCAGGCGATCGACTCGGGCGCTAATTATATTATTGCTGTAGGGGGCGATGGTACAGTGAATGAGATAGCCAAGACTATGTTGTATTCGCCCGCTATTTTGGGTATTGTACCCAAAGGATCTGGAAACGGACTTGCCCGTGAATTACATATTCCCATGGATTCAAAAAAAGCGCTTGAAGTTATTTTAAAAGGGAACGTAACAACAATTGATTGCTGCAAAGCAAACGAACGGGTCTTTTTCTGTACCTGCGGTGTGGGATTCGACGCAGCTGTAAGTCAGAAGTTTGCCAACGAGAAAAGAAGAGGATCCCTCACGTATATAAAAAACACGATTGAAGAATACCTTAGTTACAAACCTCAACCTTATGAATTGCTGGTCGACAATCAGACTATCAAAGAAAAAGCCTTTCTTGTTGCTTGCGGAAATGCTTCACAGTATGGTAACAATGCGTTTATTGCTCCTCATGCAAATATACAGGATGGAATGATGGATCTTACGATTCTTTCGCCATTTACTCCGCTTGATATTGCTCCGCTTGCCATTCAATTGTTTACGAAGCAGATTGACCGGAATAGTAAAATTATGACTATGAAAGCAAAGCAGGTAACAATTATACGCCAGCAGGATGGAGTTATGCATCTTGACGGAGAGCCGGTTATGGCGGATGCAACTATAAATATAAATATTATTCCCGCTGCATTAAAAGTATTTACGCCAGAAGTTATCTCTTTTTCCAGAGAAGTTCATAATCTTTTCGGAGAAGTAACCCGTTTTTTTGATAAACGACTTCCTTACATTTTTAAATAG
- the coaE gene encoding dephospho-CoA kinase (Dephospho-CoA kinase (CoaE) performs the final step in coenzyme A biosynthesis.), which yields MITIGITGGIGSGKSIVSTLMELSGIPVYIADEESKRLTQKSPVIRKGLTDLFGETIYTPNGIDKKKLAGLIFNDPEILQKVNNIIHPEVFKDFISWAELQHKNICALESAILFESGFNKFTDITLLVYAPEKIRIQRAMDRDHASKEEVKTRVNNQLPDDIKKEKANYIIYNDGVRALIPQVKAFIEKVQNTEENGK from the coding sequence ATGATAACGATAGGTATTACCGGTGGAATTGGAAGTGGTAAATCTATAGTATCCACATTAATGGAACTATCTGGAATACCCGTGTATATTGCCGATGAGGAAAGCAAACGTCTTACGCAAAAGTCTCCTGTCATACGAAAAGGACTTACCGATCTTTTTGGAGAAACAATCTACACGCCCAACGGTATTGACAAAAAAAAGCTGGCAGGACTAATTTTTAATGATCCTGAAATCCTTCAGAAGGTTAATAATATAATCCATCCGGAAGTCTTCAAAGATTTTATCTCATGGGCAGAACTGCAACACAAAAATATATGCGCGTTAGAGTCTGCTATTCTTTTTGAATCAGGCTTCAACAAATTTACAGATATTACACTTCTTGTATATGCCCCTGAAAAGATTCGTATTCAAAGAGCTATGGATCGCGACCATGCAAGTAAGGAAGAGGTAAAAACCAGAGTAAATAATCAATTACCGGATGATATAAAAAAAGAAAAGGCCAACTATATTATATATAACGATGGAGTAAGGGCACTTATTCCTCAAGTTAAAGCATTTATTGAGAAAGTCCAAAATACAGAAGAAAATGGCAAATAA
- a CDS encoding gliding motility lipoprotein GldH: protein MTIIRVKTNQIRTLKFRTVVVCLLSSLFFSCTKEALYDQYQPIENALWEKNKEYYFSFQVTDISMPYDVTLEIRNNNLYPFQNLWVFCSEEQPIGPLKRDTIECMLADDYGKWHGKGISLFQSSFPVRKKFTFPHTGQYTFSVRQGMRNDSLPGIQEIGIRVVQSR, encoded by the coding sequence ATGACAATAATCAGAGTGAAAACAAACCAAATCCGAACCCTGAAGTTTAGAACTGTTGTTGTTTGCCTGCTTAGCTCTTTATTCTTTTCCTGCACAAAAGAAGCCTTGTACGACCAGTACCAGCCCATCGAAAATGCATTATGGGAAAAGAATAAAGAGTATTATTTCTCTTTTCAGGTAACCGATATCAGCATGCCTTACGATGTAACGCTCGAAATAAGGAACAACAACCTGTATCCTTTTCAAAACTTATGGGTATTCTGCAGCGAAGAACAACCCATTGGTCCGCTAAAAAGAGATACAATAGAATGCATGCTTGCAGACGATTACGGAAAATGGCACGGGAAAGGCATATCCCTTTTCCAATCAAGTTTTCCCGTAAGGAAAAAGTTTACCTTCCCCCATACAGGTCAGTATACGTTTAGTGTAAGACAGGGAATGCGAAACGACTCACTTCCGGGAATTCAGGAAATCGGAATACGGGTAGTACAGTCCAGATAA
- the rodA gene encoding rod shape-determining protein RodA: MPYRKIDTWKSVDWFTIVIYVLMIIGGWISICGASYDFDNTGLFSIDGRPGSQLLWAGLSFGLIFVILMLESDFFDIYAYAFYLGMILLLIATIFLAPDIKGSRSWLVLGPIRLQPAEFAKFATALAVARFMSSYGFKLTTARNFAITLGLIFLPMVLILMQKETGSALVYLAFFLVLYREGMSGYILLTGVSAVVFFVTSMKYSDVLWGITPLGEFLVFLMVLLICPIMVKVLRRDSLVVRVILITVSSAFLIGYLLTFFIPVNFLWIAVGLFVALVLYLIYLSVRNWVRHYALIALFAVGSIGFLYSVDYVFDEIMEPHQQIRIKVSLGLEDDPSGAGYNVNQSKIAIGSGGLTGKGFLNGTQTKLKYVPEQDTDFIFCTVGEEQGFIGSAIVVLLFGFFILRLITLAERQHGTFQRVYGYSVAAIFFFHVAINIGMVTGLTPVIGIPLPFFSYGGSSLWGFTILLFIFLRMDAARNERL; the protein is encoded by the coding sequence ATGCCTTATAGAAAGATAGATACATGGAAGTCGGTCGACTGGTTTACTATAGTCATATACGTCCTCATGATTATTGGTGGATGGATTAGTATATGTGGTGCCAGCTATGACTTTGATAATACGGGATTGTTCAGTATAGACGGTCGTCCGGGGTCGCAGTTATTGTGGGCAGGACTTTCGTTCGGTCTTATTTTTGTTATTCTGATGCTGGAGAGCGATTTCTTCGACATTTATGCCTATGCTTTTTATCTGGGAATGATTCTTTTGCTTATTGCTACGATCTTTTTGGCTCCCGATATTAAAGGTTCACGCTCATGGCTTGTATTGGGGCCTATTCGTTTGCAGCCCGCCGAATTTGCCAAATTTGCCACAGCACTTGCTGTTGCAAGGTTTATGAGCTCCTATGGGTTTAAGCTTACTACGGCTAGGAATTTTGCTATCACCCTTGGACTTATTTTTCTGCCAATGGTATTAATCCTGATGCAAAAGGAAACTGGTTCTGCATTGGTTTATCTGGCTTTCTTCCTTGTGTTGTATAGGGAGGGTATGTCTGGTTATATATTGCTTACCGGTGTTTCTGCTGTTGTTTTCTTTGTTACCTCGATGAAGTATTCGGACGTGCTTTGGGGTATTACTCCTTTGGGTGAGTTTCTTGTCTTTTTGATGGTACTGCTTATTTGTCCCATCATGGTTAAAGTGCTGCGACGGGATTCGCTGGTGGTTCGGGTTATACTGATAACTGTTTCTTCTGCTTTTTTGATTGGGTATCTGCTTACCTTCTTTATTCCCGTTAATTTCCTTTGGATTGCGGTAGGATTGTTTGTGGCACTGGTCCTTTATCTTATTTATCTATCTGTGCGAAATTGGGTACGTCATTATGCGCTGATTGCATTATTTGCTGTTGGGTCTATAGGATTTTTGTATTCGGTGGATTATGTGTTTGATGAAATTATGGAGCCTCACCAGCAGATTCGTATCAAAGTTTCTCTGGGACTGGAAGATGATCCGAGCGGGGCAGGATATAACGTAAATCAGTCGAAGATTGCCATTGGTTCCGGCGGACTTACAGGTAAGGGATTCCTTAATGGAACGCAGACAAAATTAAAGTATGTACCCGAACAGGATACCGATTTTATTTTTTGTACGGTAGGAGAGGAGCAAGGCTTTATAGGGTCTGCTATTGTAGTACTCTTGTTTGGATTTTTTATTCTGCGTCTTATTACATTGGCAGAAAGGCAGCATGGTACATTTCAGCGTGTTTACGGGTATAGCGTAGCCGCCATCTTTTTCTTTCATGTGGCGATTAATATAGGAATGGTAACAGGACTTACTCCGGTTATTGGAATACCGTTACCATTCTTTAGCTATGGAGGATCCTCGCTGTGGGGATTTACCATTTTGTTGTTTATCTTTCTGCGGATGGATGCTGCCCGTAATGAACGGCTGTAG